The Euleptes europaea isolate rEulEur1 chromosome 2, rEulEur1.hap1, whole genome shotgun sequence genome has a segment encoding these proteins:
- the LOC130473322 gene encoding adenosine receptor A3-like: MTKSNLSKDTLLIAYISIEALIAVIATLGNALVIWVVRLIPANQNTTFYFIMSLALADIAVGILVIPLAIVVSLGITMHFYACLLVCSLLMVFSHASIMSLMAIAIDRYLRVKFPTQYRIIVTRRRIWMALGTCWLISFLVGLVPMFGWNLRNPQTPSYLECYYQNVMNTDYVVYFSFFSWILVPLLIMCILYTEVFRVIKTQLKQNTTSIKGTRIFYRREFRTAKSLALVLFLFVVCWLPLCILNSISCFCQTCRIPPALLYVGILLSHANSAMNPIVYALRINKFRKTYILILKTYILCMKQEPDMPKTENSSTDQLSEDNL, translated from the exons ATGACCAAGAGCAACCTATCCAAGGACACCCTGCTTATTGCCTACATCTCTATTGAAGCCCTAATAGCAGTGATCGCCACCTTGGGAAATGCTCTGGTAATCTGGGTAGTGAGACTGATCCCAGCTAACCAGAACACTACTTTTTACTTCATTATGTCTCTGGCCCTGGCTGATATTGCTGTCGGCATTCTTGTTATTCCATTGGCCATCGTAGTGAGCTTGGGGATTACAATGCACTTCTATGCTTGCCTCCTCGTTTGCAGCCTGCTGATGGTTTTTTCTCATGCATCCATCATGTCCTTGATGGCTATAGCAATTGATCGGTATTTGAGAGTAAAGTTTCCCACACA GTACAGAATAATTGTGACACGGAGGAGAATCTGGATGGCTCTGGGAACTTGCTGGTTAATCTCTTTCTTGGTGGGTCTTGTGCCCATGTTTGGGTGGAACCTCAGGAACCCACAAACCCCCAGCTACTTGGAATGCTATTATCAGAATGTGATGAACACAGATTATGTGGTGTACTTCAGCTTCTTTTCCTGGATCCTTGTTCCACTGCTGATCATGTGCATCCTGTACACAGAGGTCTTCCGCGTCATCAAAACACAGCTGAAGCAAAACACAACGTCCATCAAAGGAACAAGAATATTTTACAGAAGGGAATTTAGAACAGCCAAGTCTTTGGCGCTCGTCCTCTTCCTGTTCGTTGTGTGTTGGCTGCCATTGTGCATTCTGAACTCCATCTCCTGTTTCTGCCAGACATGTAGAATACCTCCAGCGCTGTTATATGTAGGCATTCTGCTCTCTCATGCCAATTCAGCCATGAATCCCATTGTTTACGCCCTCAGGATCAACAAGTTCAGAAAAACTTACATCCTGATTTTGAAAACTTACATCTTGTGCATGAAACAAGAGCCAGATATGCCTAAAACTGAGAATTCATCAACAGATCAGTTGTCAGAGGATAATCTCTGA